Proteins encoded within one genomic window of Lagenorhynchus albirostris chromosome 9, mLagAlb1.1, whole genome shotgun sequence:
- the OMP gene encoding olfactory marker protein, with protein MAEEEPKPTQLDTPLVLGEDLTKQLRLRVESLKQRGGRRQDGEKLPPPAESMYRIDFIQQQRLDVVLDKPGRVTITGTSQIWMPDLTNLMTRQLLDPTAIFWRKEDSEAMDWNEADALEFGERLSELAKIRKVMYFLITFSEGVEPASLKASVVFSQL; from the coding sequence ATGGCGGAGGAAGAGCCGAAGCCGACCCAGCTGGACACGCCCCTGGTCCTGGGCGAGGACCTGACCAAGCAGCTGCGGCTGCGCGTGGAGAGTCTGAAGCAGCGCGGGGGGAGGCGCCAGGATGGCGAGAAGCTGCCGCCGCCAGCCGAGTCCATGTACCGCATCGACTTCATCCAGCAGCAGAGGCTGGACGTCGTGCTGGACAAGCCGGGCAGGGTCACCATCACGGGCACCTCCCAGATCTGGATGCCCGACCTCACCAACCTCATGACGCGGCAGCTGCTGGACCCCACTGCCATCTTCTGGCGCAAGGAGGACTCGGAAGCCATGGATTGGAATGAGGCCGACGCCCTGGAGTTTGGGGAGCGCCTGTCCGAGCTGGCCAAGATCCGCAAGGTCATGTACTTCCTCATCACCTTCAGCGAGGGCGTCGAGCCTGCCAGCCTCAAGGCCTCCGTGGTCTTTAGCCAGCTCTGA